One genomic window of Struthio camelus isolate bStrCam1 chromosome 1, bStrCam1.hap1, whole genome shotgun sequence includes the following:
- the LOC138066000 gene encoding T-cell activation Rho GTPase-activating protein-like, with translation MKQTILLHCTQEHPGLMFSLCPNSFNHSSTSLLLFPHAVAIASFKLALFGQPLAVICAEDGSLAQPVQDLLAILYEKGPGTEGIFRKAANEKARKELKEVLNQGENADLHSKPVHLLAAVLKDFLRSIPSSLLSDKLYDEWMLALEEPRQQDKIDKLQEVAGKLPRANLLLLQRLLAVLHHVSENVESSRMNASNLAICVGPNMLSADPDNVLPLAVQRERTDKVC, from the exons ATGAAACAAACAATCCTGCTTCACTGCACACAAG AACACCCGGGGTTGATGTTCTCATTATGCCCTAACTCCTTTAACCATTCTTCCACCTcactcctgctcttcccccatgcagtcgccatcgccagcttcaa GctcgctctctttgggcagcctctggcagtcaTCTGCGCGGAagacggcagcctggcccagccggTCCAG gatctcctggctatcTTGTACGAGAAAGGGCCTGGCACGgagggcatcttcaggaaggcggccaacgagaaggctcgcaaggagctcaaggaggtcctcaaccagggcgagaacgctgacctgcacagcaagcccgtgcacctcttggcagcggtgctgaag gacttcctccgaagcatcccctccagtctcctctcggacaagctctacgacgagtggatgctagcgctggaggagccaaggcagcaggacaagattgacaaactgcaaga ggtggctggcaagctgccgagggccaacctgctcttgctgcagcgtttgctcgccgtgctgcaccacgtcagcgaaaacgtggagagcagcaggatgaatgccagcaacctggccatctgtgtggggccaaatatgctgagcgccgacccagacaacgtgctcccgctggccgtgcagagggagaggactgacaaggtgtgctga